A single region of the Stenotrophomonas sp. Marseille-Q4652 genome encodes:
- a CDS encoding organic hydroperoxide resistance protein: MTIEKILYTATATATGGREGQARSPDGALAVKLSTPRELGGAGGDGTNPEQLFAAGYSACFLGALKFVAARQKVALPADTSVTGKVGIGQIPTGFGIQAELTITAPGVAREQLQSLVEQAHVVCPYSNATRGNIDVSLVIAD; the protein is encoded by the coding sequence ATGACCATCGAAAAGATCCTCTACACCGCCACCGCCACCGCTACCGGCGGCCGCGAAGGCCAGGCCCGCTCTCCGGACGGCGCGCTGGCGGTGAAGCTTTCCACCCCGCGCGAGCTCGGCGGCGCCGGCGGCGACGGCACCAACCCCGAACAACTGTTCGCCGCCGGCTACTCCGCCTGCTTCCTGGGGGCCCTGAAGTTCGTCGCCGCCAGGCAGAAGGTCGCGCTGCCGGCCGACACCTCGGTCACCGGCAAGGTCGGCATCGGCCAGATCCCGACCGGCTTCGGCATCCAGGCCGAACTGACCATCACCGCCCCGGGCGTGGCCCGCGAGCAGCTGCAGTCGCTGGTCGAACAGGCCCACGTCGTCTGCCCCTATTCCAATGCAACCCGCGGTAACATCGACGTGAGCCTGGTCATCGCCGACTGA
- a CDS encoding GNAT family N-acetyltransferase codes for MTIRRAGVDDAATLSDLAARTFTETFGHLYPREDLDFFLADAYAVDKQAVILGHPDYAVWLLEEDGVAVGHAAAGPCGLPHPEVQPGDGELKRLYVLASHQGGGWGSRLFKEAEAWLLRDAPRTLWIGVWSENFGAQRFYARFGFDCVGTYEFPVGRVRDVEFILRREAAAG; via the coding sequence ATGACAATCCGCAGGGCAGGCGTGGACGACGCGGCAACGCTGTCCGACCTGGCCGCGCGTACCTTCACCGAGACCTTCGGCCACCTGTATCCACGCGAGGACCTGGACTTCTTCCTGGCCGATGCCTACGCGGTCGACAAGCAGGCGGTGATCCTGGGCCATCCCGATTACGCGGTGTGGCTGCTGGAGGAGGACGGCGTGGCCGTGGGCCATGCCGCGGCCGGCCCGTGTGGCCTGCCGCATCCGGAGGTCCAGCCCGGCGATGGCGAACTGAAGCGTCTGTACGTGTTGGCCTCGCACCAGGGCGGTGGCTGGGGCAGCCGCCTGTTCAAGGAGGCCGAGGCCTGGTTGCTGCGCGACGCCCCGCGCACGCTCTGGATCGGCGTGTGGTCGGAAAACTTCGGCGCGCAGCGCTTCTACGCCCGCTTCGGCTTCGATTGCGTGGGCACCTACGAATTCCCGGTCGGCCGCGTGCGCGACGTGGAGTTCATCCTGCGGCGCGAGGCCGCCGCCGGCTGA
- the aspS gene encoding aspartate--tRNA ligase, translating to MRTHFCGLVDETLIGQTVTLAGWTDVARNQGGVVFIDLRDHEGIVQVTVEIDNAGVFAVAASLGYEDVLQVEGVVRARHAVNDKIKTGKVEVIASKITILNKAAPLPFHAHENPGEDTRLKYRYLDLRRPEMQRMQRTRIKLVQALRRHLDARGFQDIETPILTKATPEGARDFLVPARMHPGEFYALPQSPQLFKQILMVAGFDRYYQVARCFRDEALRADRQLEFTQLDMEFAFVRERDIQDFVEEMIRAIFKEVVDVELDAQFPRLTWAEAMRRFGSDKPDLRIGLELVDVAELVKDSGFAVFTAAANDEFGRVAALRIPGGATLSRKQIDEYAAHAAKFGAKGLAYIKIDEAGAVSSPIQKFFDEEAFAALLRHVGAGNGDIVFFGAGAYNKVSDFMGALRLKAGKEFGLVAEGWRPLWVTDFPMFEWDEEEQRYVALHHPFTAPAVDSIEDLRANARTAVSRGYDMVLNGNEIGGGSIRIHRPDMQSAVFELLGIGAEEARAKFGFLLDALNYGAPPHGGIAFGIDRIAALMAGTESIRDVIPFPKTTGAQCLMTDAPSPIADEQLAEVHVRVREAAPKQQ from the coding sequence ATGCGTACCCATTTCTGTGGCCTGGTCGATGAGACCTTGATCGGCCAAACCGTCACCCTCGCCGGCTGGACCGACGTGGCCCGCAACCAGGGTGGCGTGGTCTTCATCGACCTGCGCGACCACGAAGGCATCGTCCAGGTCACCGTCGAGATCGACAATGCCGGGGTCTTCGCCGTGGCCGCCTCGCTGGGCTACGAGGACGTGCTCCAGGTCGAGGGCGTGGTGCGTGCGCGTCATGCGGTCAACGACAAGATCAAGACCGGCAAGGTCGAGGTCATTGCCTCGAAGATCACCATCCTCAACAAGGCCGCGCCGCTGCCGTTCCACGCCCACGAGAACCCGGGCGAGGACACCCGCCTGAAGTACCGCTACCTGGACCTGCGCCGTCCGGAAATGCAGCGCATGCAGCGCACCCGCATCAAGCTGGTGCAGGCGCTGCGCCGCCACCTCGATGCCCGCGGCTTCCAGGACATCGAGACCCCGATCCTGACCAAGGCCACCCCGGAAGGCGCGCGTGACTTCCTGGTCCCGGCGCGCATGCATCCGGGCGAGTTCTACGCCCTGCCGCAGAGCCCGCAGCTGTTCAAGCAGATCCTGATGGTGGCCGGCTTCGACCGCTACTACCAGGTCGCGCGCTGCTTCCGCGACGAGGCCCTGCGCGCCGACCGCCAGCTGGAGTTCACCCAGCTGGACATGGAGTTCGCCTTCGTCCGCGAGCGCGACATCCAGGACTTCGTCGAGGAAATGATCCGCGCCATCTTCAAGGAAGTGGTCGACGTCGAGCTCGATGCGCAGTTCCCGCGCCTGACCTGGGCCGAGGCGATGCGCCGCTTCGGTTCGGACAAGCCGGACCTGCGCATCGGCCTGGAACTGGTCGATGTCGCCGAGCTGGTCAAGGACAGCGGCTTTGCCGTGTTCACCGCCGCGGCCAATGACGAGTTCGGCCGCGTCGCCGCGCTGCGCATCCCGGGCGGCGCCACCCTGAGCCGCAAGCAGATCGACGAGTACGCCGCCCATGCCGCCAAGTTCGGTGCCAAGGGCCTGGCCTACATCAAGATCGACGAGGCCGGTGCGGTCAGCTCGCCGATCCAGAAGTTTTTCGATGAGGAAGCGTTCGCCGCGCTGCTCAGGCACGTCGGTGCCGGCAACGGCGACATCGTGTTCTTCGGTGCCGGTGCCTACAACAAGGTCTCCGACTTCATGGGCGCCCTGCGCCTGAAGGCCGGCAAGGAGTTTGGCCTGGTCGCCGAGGGCTGGCGCCCGCTGTGGGTCACCGACTTCCCGATGTTCGAATGGGACGAGGAGGAGCAGCGCTACGTCGCCCTGCATCACCCCTTCACCGCGCCGGCCGTGGACTCGATCGAGGACCTGCGCGCCAATGCCCGCACCGCGGTGTCGCGCGGCTATGACATGGTGCTCAACGGCAACGAGATCGGTGGCGGTTCGATCCGTATCCACCGCCCCGACATGCAGAGCGCGGTGTTCGAGCTGCTGGGCATCGGTGCCGAGGAAGCCCGCGCCAAGTTCGGCTTCCTGCTCGACGCGCTGAACTACGGCGCCCCGCCGCACGGCGGCATCGCCTTCGGCATCGACCGCATCGCCGCGCTGATGGCCGGCACCGAGTCGATCCGCGATGTGATCCCGTTCCCCAAGACCACCGGCGCGCAGTGCCTGATGACCGATGCGCCCTCGCCGATTGCCGACGAGCAGCTGGCCGAGGTCCACGTGCGGGTCCGCGAAGCGGCACCGAAGCAGCAGTAA
- a CDS encoding alpha/beta hydrolase produces the protein MNALSRTLAASVIAVATQAGITAEAATPIAVVRTASTITTADGVQLYYKDWGPKDGPVVTFSHGWPLNSDSWESQMIFLAEKGYRVIAHDRRGHGRSSQPWDGNDMDHYADDLATVIDTLGVKDVTLVGFSTGGGEVARYIGRHGTAKVKKAVLVSSVPPLMLRTADNPGGLPIGVFDGFRAAQLANRAEFYRQIASGPFYGFNRPGAKVSQGLIDAWWAQGMMAGHKNTYDSIAAFSATDFRADLAKFDIPTLVIHGDDDQVVPIDASGRASAALVKGARLLVYPGAPHGLTDTHKDRLNQDLLDFLRE, from the coding sequence ATGAATGCACTGAGTCGCACCCTCGCCGCCAGCGTCATCGCCGTTGCCACCCAGGCCGGCATCACCGCCGAAGCCGCCACGCCCATCGCCGTCGTCCGTACCGCCAGCACCATCACCACCGCCGACGGCGTGCAGCTCTACTACAAGGACTGGGGCCCGAAGGACGGCCCGGTCGTGACCTTCAGCCACGGCTGGCCGCTCAACTCGGACAGCTGGGAATCGCAGATGATCTTCCTGGCCGAGAAGGGCTACCGCGTCATCGCCCATGACCGCCGCGGCCATGGCCGCTCCAGCCAGCCGTGGGACGGCAACGACATGGACCACTACGCCGACGACCTGGCCACGGTGATCGACACCCTCGGCGTCAAGGACGTCACCCTGGTCGGCTTTTCCACCGGTGGCGGCGAAGTGGCGCGCTACATCGGCCGCCACGGCACGGCGAAGGTGAAGAAGGCGGTGCTGGTCAGCTCGGTGCCGCCGCTGATGCTCAGGACGGCCGACAATCCGGGCGGCCTGCCGATCGGGGTGTTCGACGGCTTCCGCGCCGCGCAGCTGGCCAACCGCGCCGAGTTCTACCGCCAGATCGCCTCCGGCCCGTTCTACGGCTTCAACCGTCCCGGCGCCAAGGTTTCGCAGGGCCTGATCGATGCCTGGTGGGCGCAGGGCATGATGGCCGGGCACAAGAACACGTACGACTCGATCGCTGCGTTCTCGGCCACTGATTTCCGCGCCGACCTGGCCAAATTCGACATCCCGACCCTGGTGATCCACGGCGACGACGACCAGGTGGTGCCAATCGATGCATCCGGCCGCGCCTCCGCCGCGCTGGTCAAGGGCGCCAGGCTGCTGGTCTACCCCGGCGCCCCGCACGGCCTGACCGATACCCACAAGGACCGCCTCAACCAGGACCTGCTGGACTTCCTGCGCGAATAA
- a CDS encoding AraC family transcriptional regulator, translated as MVDRLAVLLDRFPISAEVFHAGALCGINTLEGAGTGQFHLIQRGPLEVFHGRGALRIERPSLLLYPRPLTHRFVSDPERGADMACANLQFHGGTQNPLCAALPDVVCLPLDEVQGAAPVLALLFDEAFEQRCGRGALVNRLFEVVMIQVLRQLMEGGQVRAGMLAGLGHPRLRHPLVAMHEAPASDWSLESLAQVAGMSRTVFATTFRQVLGLTPGQYLQAWRVGLAQQALRQGRPLKLIASDVGYGSEAALSRAFKAQSGLSPGAWRRTAVPDVAG; from the coding sequence ATGGTCGACCGGCTCGCGGTACTGCTGGATCGCTTCCCGATCTCGGCCGAGGTCTTCCACGCCGGCGCGCTGTGCGGCATCAACACGCTCGAGGGCGCGGGCACCGGGCAGTTCCACCTGATCCAGCGCGGTCCGCTGGAGGTGTTCCATGGCAGGGGAGCGTTGCGGATCGAGCGTCCCAGCCTGCTGCTGTATCCGCGGCCGCTGACCCACCGCTTCGTCAGCGACCCGGAGCGCGGCGCGGACATGGCCTGCGCCAACCTTCAATTCCACGGCGGCACGCAGAACCCGCTGTGCGCCGCACTGCCGGACGTGGTGTGCCTGCCGCTGGACGAGGTGCAGGGGGCGGCCCCGGTGCTGGCCCTGCTGTTCGACGAAGCGTTCGAACAGCGGTGCGGACGCGGCGCCCTGGTCAACCGGCTGTTCGAGGTGGTGATGATCCAGGTGCTGCGCCAGTTGATGGAGGGCGGGCAGGTGCGGGCCGGGATGCTGGCGGGCCTGGGCCATCCGCGCCTGCGCCACCCGCTGGTGGCAATGCATGAGGCCCCCGCCAGCGACTGGTCGCTGGAGTCCCTGGCCCAGGTCGCGGGGATGTCGCGCACCGTGTTTGCCACCACCTTCCGCCAGGTGCTCGGCCTCACCCCCGGGCAGTACCTGCAGGCCTGGCGGGTCGGGCTGGCGCAGCAGGCCCTGCGCCAGGGCCGGCCACTGAAGTTGATCGCCAGCGATGTCGGCTACGGCAGCGAGGCGGCGCTGTCGCGCGCCTTCAAGGCGCAGAGCGGGCTGAGCCCGGGGGCATGGCGGCGCACTGCCGTGCCGGACGTGGCCGGTTGA
- a CDS encoding DUF3011 domain-containing protein translates to MIRPLLTASLALALAMAAAPAPAQSRAPENLRSVPVPVRVQMIEREYASQSRGRQISDDQLEYYLDRVNAGWGFSRVSQDIATSLRGNGNWRPGAGWNQQAVTCSSNDRRHRECQTPFRGRAVLVENISSTACVEGRNWGSGNGVIWVDGGCRGRFAPAGGWGAGGNAGNTGGTLRCESQDRRERTCPTPGWRGATLVRQLSGTRCVEGSNWGWRSGVLWVSNGCRGEFAAGRGGWGGNAGPGNYSVSCSSENNRQRSCAWDRRQGRPVVVEQISKTRCVEGRNWGYEGNAIWVNGGCRARFGAR, encoded by the coding sequence ATGATCCGCCCGCTGCTGACCGCCTCCCTGGCCCTGGCACTCGCCATGGCCGCTGCCCCCGCCCCCGCCCAGAGCCGCGCCCCCGAGAACCTGCGCAGCGTGCCGGTTCCGGTCCGGGTGCAGATGATCGAGCGCGAATACGCCAGCCAGTCGCGTGGCCGCCAGATCAGCGACGACCAGCTGGAGTACTACCTGGACCGGGTCAACGCCGGCTGGGGCTTCTCCCGGGTCAGCCAGGACATTGCCACCTCGCTGCGCGGCAATGGCAACTGGCGTCCCGGCGCCGGCTGGAACCAGCAGGCCGTCACCTGTTCCAGCAACGACCGCCGCCATCGCGAGTGCCAGACGCCTTTCCGCGGCCGCGCGGTGCTGGTGGAGAACATCTCCAGCACCGCCTGCGTGGAAGGCCGCAACTGGGGCAGCGGCAACGGCGTGATCTGGGTCGACGGTGGCTGCCGTGGCCGCTTTGCCCCGGCCGGCGGCTGGGGTGCGGGGGGGAACGCGGGCAACACCGGCGGCACCCTCCGCTGCGAAAGCCAGGACCGCCGCGAGCGCACCTGCCCCACCCCCGGGTGGCGTGGCGCCACCCTGGTCCGCCAGCTGTCGGGCACCCGTTGCGTGGAAGGCAGCAACTGGGGCTGGCGTAGCGGCGTGCTGTGGGTCAGCAACGGCTGCCGCGGCGAATTCGCTGCCGGCCGCGGTGGCTGGGGCGGCAATGCCGGCCCGGGCAACTACAGCGTGAGCTGCAGCAGCGAGAACAACCGCCAGCGTTCCTGCGCCTGGGACCGCCGCCAGGGCCGACCGGTGGTGGTCGAGCAGATCTCCAAGACCCGCTGCGTGGAAGGCCGCAACTGGGGCTACGAGGGCAATGCGATCTGGGTCAACGGCGGCTGCCGGGCGCGTTTCGGCGCGCGCTGA
- a CDS encoding TonB-dependent receptor, translating into MTCRTHTLAAAVALALAAPLSPVFAQVQAGNAQTLDTVIVTGTRVSDRTVAESQSPIDIITPETLAATGTTELATALSRALPSLNFPRPALVDGTSAIRPAQLRGLSPDQVLVLVNGKRRHTSSLLNLNGSIGRGSAPVDLNTIPVSAIARVEVLRDGASAQYGSDAIAGVVNVVLKGAEGGGSLVANYGQYSAGDGKQAQLAGDAGIALGERGFLHVAGQTGQQDLTNRARPFAGTPGPTQPALGQKAFVIGEPEVDFSALSLNAEYALGEHATAYAFSTLSNRDITSFAFFRAPGNPTQNVPSIYPDGFLPEINNVSRDRSLVVGVRGRSAGGWNWDASFNHGYNNLEFYTRNTLNASIGASSPTSFYDGALETTQNIANLDFSKALDWGLAYPVTLSFGAEFRNEKWNQSPGVEGSYSQPDLSRPGGAQGFGGFAPSVSGHYKRDSHAAYLGLEADFTDRFSGGAAVRYEDYQDFGSEVSGKLSGRFAFSDVVALRGTVASGFRAPSLAQQNFQTVSTTYLAGIPTPFEIRTFPASSAVAQAFGAEPLQPEESLSWSLGLVLQPAQALYVTIDAYQIDVDDRIVLSSNLTGDAVRNLLQSQGIYGVNGGRYFTNAIDTRTRGVDVVGSYRFDFGASSLDLTAGYNYSETEVTRIAPNPPELQGNGLSLERIDRTERGRIEEGFPRTKFLANGTWHLEHWDLSLGATRYGSVTTRTASPANDQTYDAKWLVDASVSYRPDQNWTITVGADNLLNEYPDENTFANSTNGQFPYSNLSPFGFNGAFAYGRIAYRW; encoded by the coding sequence ATGACTTGCAGGACCCATACGCTCGCCGCCGCCGTTGCGCTGGCGCTGGCTGCGCCCCTCTCTCCCGTTTTCGCCCAGGTCCAGGCCGGCAACGCGCAGACCCTGGATACGGTGATCGTCACCGGCACCCGGGTCAGCGACCGCACCGTGGCCGAATCGCAGTCGCCGATCGACATCATCACCCCCGAAACCCTGGCCGCCACCGGCACCACCGAGCTGGCCACCGCGCTGTCGCGCGCCCTGCCCTCGCTGAACTTCCCGCGTCCTGCCCTGGTGGACGGCACCAGCGCGATCCGCCCGGCGCAGCTGCGTGGCCTGTCGCCGGACCAGGTGCTGGTGCTGGTCAACGGCAAGCGCCGCCACACTTCCTCGCTGCTCAACCTCAACGGTTCGATCGGCCGCGGCTCGGCGCCGGTGGACCTCAACACCATCCCGGTCTCGGCCATTGCCCGCGTGGAGGTGCTGCGCGACGGCGCCTCGGCCCAGTACGGCTCCGATGCGATTGCCGGCGTGGTCAACGTGGTGCTCAAGGGCGCGGAGGGCGGTGGCAGCCTGGTCGCCAACTACGGCCAGTACTCGGCCGGGGACGGCAAGCAGGCGCAACTGGCCGGCGATGCCGGCATCGCCCTGGGCGAGCGCGGCTTCCTGCACGTGGCCGGGCAGACCGGGCAGCAGGACCTGACCAACCGCGCCCGCCCCTTCGCCGGCACGCCCGGCCCGACCCAGCCGGCGCTGGGTCAGAAGGCCTTCGTGATCGGCGAGCCGGAAGTGGACTTCAGCGCGCTCTCGCTCAATGCCGAGTACGCGCTGGGCGAGCACGCCACCGCCTATGCCTTCAGCACCCTCAGCAACCGCGACATCACCTCGTTCGCGTTCTTCCGCGCCCCGGGCAACCCGACCCAGAACGTGCCGTCGATCTACCCCGACGGCTTCCTGCCGGAAATCAACAACGTCTCGCGCGACCGCTCGCTGGTGGTGGGCGTGCGCGGCCGCAGCGCCGGCGGCTGGAACTGGGATGCCAGCTTCAATCACGGCTACAACAACCTCGAGTTCTATACCCGCAACACGCTCAACGCCTCGATCGGCGCCAGCTCGCCGACCTCGTTCTACGACGGCGCGCTGGAGACCACGCAGAACATCGCCAACCTGGACTTCAGCAAGGCGCTGGACTGGGGCCTGGCCTATCCGGTAACGCTGTCCTTCGGCGCCGAGTTCCGCAACGAGAAGTGGAACCAGTCGCCAGGTGTGGAGGGCTCGTACAGCCAGCCCGACCTGAGCCGCCCGGGCGGCGCGCAGGGCTTTGGCGGTTTCGCGCCCAGCGTCTCTGGCCACTACAAGCGTGACAGCCACGCCGCCTACCTGGGCCTGGAGGCGGACTTCACCGACAGGTTCTCCGGTGGCGCCGCGGTGCGCTACGAGGACTACCAGGACTTCGGCAGCGAGGTCTCGGGCAAGCTGTCCGGGCGCTTCGCCTTCAGCGACGTGGTGGCGTTGCGCGGCACCGTGGCCAGCGGCTTCCGCGCACCCTCGCTGGCCCAGCAGAACTTCCAGACGGTGAGCACCACCTACCTGGCCGGCATCCCGACCCCGTTCGAAATCCGCACCTTCCCGGCCTCCAGTGCCGTGGCGCAGGCCTTCGGCGCCGAGCCGCTGCAGCCGGAAGAGTCGCTGTCCTGGAGCCTGGGCCTGGTGCTGCAGCCGGCGCAGGCGCTTTACGTCACCATCGATGCCTACCAGATCGACGTCGACGACCGCATCGTGCTGTCGTCCAACCTGACCGGCGATGCGGTTCGCAACCTGCTCCAGTCGCAGGGCATCTACGGCGTCAACGGCGGCCGCTACTTCACCAACGCCATCGACACCCGCACCCGCGGCGTGGACGTGGTCGGCAGCTACCGCTTCGATTTCGGCGCCAGCAGCCTGGACCTGACCGCCGGCTACAACTACTCCGAGACCGAGGTGACGCGCATCGCACCGAACCCGCCGGAACTGCAGGGCAACGGCCTGAGCCTGGAGCGCATCGACCGCACCGAGCGCGGCCGCATCGAGGAAGGCTTCCCGCGCACCAAGTTCCTGGCCAACGGCACCTGGCACCTGGAGCACTGGGATCTCTCGCTGGGTGCCACCCGCTACGGCAGCGTGACCACCCGCACCGCCTCGCCGGCCAACGACCAGACCTACGACGCCAAATGGTTGGTTGATGCCTCGGTGAGCTACCGCCCCGACCAGAACTGGACGATCACCGTGGGCGCGGACAACCTGCTCAACGAGTACCCGGACGAGAACACCTTCGCCAACTCGACCAATGGGCAGTTCCCGTACAGCAACCTGTCGCCGTTCGGATTCAACGGCGCCTTTGCCTACGGGCGCATCGCCTACCGCTGGTAA
- a CDS encoding ABC-F family ATP-binding cassette domain-containing protein, translating to MISLRNFALRRGERLLLSNVDLTLHAGYRVGVVGRNGAGKSSLFAAVRGELEADKGDVSLPGKIRIADVAQETPALPDRAIDFVLGGDDMVAAVLKEEADATAREDWEAVANAHQKMAEIGAYDAEARAGKLLHGLGFPAETHDRAVAEFSGGWRARLNLARALMMPSDLLLLDEPTNHLDLDAVYWLEQWLLKYPGTLLLISHDREFLDNVATHTLHLHAGTARLYTGGYTDFERQRAEHLRQQQIAHEKEQAERAHLQSFIDRFKAQASKATQAQSRMKRLAKMTGTEAVRAEREFRIEFSEPSKLPFSLIRLNHVQAGYGPGAVILNDVGFGLEAGQRVGLLGPNGAGKTTLVKTLVGELAPMAGERSAHPDMKIGYFAQHTVESLHEGQTPMDHFREIDPEGVNQTFRDFLGKWNFPGDRAFETVDGFSGGERARLALALIAWQKPNVLLLDEPTNHLDLEMREALAEALSIFEGAIVMVSHDRHLIGLVCDTFWRVADGVVEPFAGDLDEYAAWLRTRASAQGARSKADRVEKSEPAPAVAPVAVAPARPAGAKKPVNPHKLASAEAKVSELTDALAALDAQLADPANYADAAKMARLGSERQSLAEQLEQAESVWMELLD from the coding sequence ATGATTTCCCTGCGTAATTTCGCCCTGCGCCGTGGCGAACGGCTGCTGCTGTCCAACGTCGACCTCACCCTGCATGCCGGTTACCGGGTGGGCGTGGTTGGCCGCAACGGCGCGGGCAAGTCCAGCCTGTTTGCCGCCGTGCGCGGCGAGCTGGAAGCCGACAAGGGCGACGTGTCGCTGCCGGGCAAGATCCGTATCGCCGACGTGGCCCAGGAAACCCCGGCGCTGCCCGACCGGGCGATCGACTTCGTGCTCGGCGGCGATGACATGGTCGCCGCGGTGCTGAAGGAAGAAGCGGACGCAACCGCGCGCGAGGACTGGGAAGCCGTGGCCAATGCGCACCAGAAGATGGCCGAGATCGGTGCCTATGACGCCGAGGCGCGCGCCGGCAAGCTGCTGCACGGCCTGGGCTTCCCGGCCGAGACCCATGACCGCGCCGTGGCCGAGTTCTCCGGTGGCTGGCGCGCGCGCCTGAACCTGGCCCGCGCGCTGATGATGCCCTCGGACCTGCTGCTGCTCGACGAACCGACCAACCACCTCGACCTGGACGCGGTGTACTGGCTGGAACAGTGGCTGCTCAAGTACCCGGGCACGCTGCTGCTGATCAGCCATGACCGCGAGTTCCTGGACAACGTCGCCACCCACACCCTGCACCTGCACGCCGGCACCGCCAGGCTGTACACCGGCGGTTACACCGACTTCGAGCGCCAGCGCGCCGAGCACCTGCGCCAGCAGCAGATCGCGCACGAGAAGGAACAGGCCGAACGCGCCCACCTGCAGAGCTTCATCGACCGCTTCAAGGCGCAGGCGTCCAAGGCTACCCAGGCGCAGAGCCGCATGAAGCGCCTGGCCAAGATGACCGGCACCGAGGCGGTGCGCGCCGAGCGCGAGTTCCGCATCGAGTTCTCCGAGCCGAGCAAGCTGCCGTTCTCGCTGATCCGCCTCAACCACGTGCAGGCCGGCTACGGCCCGGGCGCGGTGATCCTCAACGACGTCGGTTTTGGCCTGGAAGCCGGCCAGCGCGTGGGCCTGCTGGGCCCCAACGGCGCGGGCAAGACGACCCTGGTCAAGACCCTGGTCGGCGAGCTGGCCCCGATGGCCGGCGAGCGCAGCGCGCACCCGGACATGAAGATCGGCTACTTCGCCCAGCACACGGTCGAGTCGCTGCACGAAGGGCAGACGCCGATGGACCACTTCCGCGAGATCGATCCGGAAGGCGTCAACCAGACCTTCCGCGACTTCCTCGGCAAGTGGAACTTCCCCGGCGACCGCGCGTTCGAGACCGTGGACGGCTTCTCCGGCGGCGAGCGTGCGCGCCTGGCGCTGGCGCTGATCGCCTGGCAGAAGCCCAACGTGCTGCTGCTGGACGAACCGACCAACCACCTTGACCTGGAAATGCGCGAGGCGCTGGCCGAAGCGCTGAGCATCTTCGAGGGCGCGATCGTGATGGTCAGCCATGACCGCCACCTGATCGGCCTGGTCTGCGACACGTTCTGGCGCGTGGCCGACGGCGTGGTCGAGCCATTTGCCGGCGACCTGGACGAATACGCGGCGTGGCTGCGTACCCGCGCCAGTGCCCAGGGCGCACGCAGCAAGGCCGACCGCGTGGAGAAGTCAGAACCGGCACCCGCGGTGGCGCCGGTGGCGGTTGCGCCGGCCAGACCGGCGGGCGCGAAGAAGCCGGTCAACCCGCACAAGCTCGCCTCCGCCGAAGCAAAGGTCAGCGAGCTGACCGATGCGCTGGCGGCGCTGGATGCGCAGCTGGCCGATCCGGCCAACTACGCCGACGCGGCGAAGATGGCGCGGCTGGGCAGCGAGCGGCAGAGCCTGGCCGAACAACTGGAGCAGGCCGAATCGGTGTGGATGGAGCTGCTCGACTGA
- the bla gene encoding class A beta-lactamase, which translates to MLARRRFLQLGGATVASALLPPMAGGAPAATPPARAGDPLAIASAADFAALEAASGGGLGVCILDTGSGRRVGHRQDERFPMCSTFKALLAAAVLAGVDRGQWSLDQRIAVREADLVPHAPLTRRHVGKDLTVRDLCRATMTTSDNPAANLLFGLMGGPPALTAFLRAHGDAVTRSDRLEPEMNAFAPDDPRDTTSPAVMAASLARFAVGDALSPAARQQLADWLIDNATGDTCLRAGLGPRWRVGDKTGSDGKDTRNDVAVLWPRSGGAPWVVSAYLQGATVDSDQRDAVLARAGQLADALIG; encoded by the coding sequence ATGCTTGCCCGTCGCCGATTCCTGCAACTGGGCGGGGCCACCGTCGCCTCCGCGCTGCTGCCCCCGATGGCCGGCGGTGCGCCCGCGGCCACGCCGCCCGCACGCGCTGGTGATCCGTTGGCGATTGCAAGCGCCGCCGACTTCGCCGCGCTGGAAGCGGCCAGCGGCGGGGGCCTGGGCGTCTGCATCCTGGATACCGGCAGCGGCCGCCGTGTGGGCCATCGGCAGGACGAGCGCTTCCCGATGTGCAGCACCTTCAAGGCGCTGCTGGCCGCGGCCGTGCTTGCCGGGGTTGATCGCGGCCAGTGGTCGCTGGACCAGCGCATTGCCGTGCGCGAAGCCGACCTGGTGCCCCATGCGCCGCTCACCAGGCGCCATGTCGGCAAGGACCTCACCGTGCGCGACCTGTGCCGGGCCACCATGACCACCAGCGACAACCCGGCCGCCAACCTGCTGTTCGGGCTGATGGGTGGCCCGCCGGCACTGACCGCGTTCCTGCGCGCACACGGCGATGCGGTCACCCGCAGCGATCGCCTGGAGCCGGAGATGAATGCCTTCGCCCCGGATGACCCGCGCGACACCACCAGCCCGGCGGTGATGGCGGCCAGCCTGGCCCGCTTCGCGGTGGGCGATGCGCTGTCGCCGGCCGCCCGCCAGCAGCTGGCCGACTGGCTGATCGACAACGCCACCGGCGATACGTGCCTGCGTGCCGGCCTGGGGCCGCGCTGGCGGGTAGGCGACAAGACCGGCAGCGATGGAAAGGACACGCGCAACGATGTCGCCGTGCTGTGGCCACGTTCCGGTGGCGCGCCATGGGTGGTGAGCGCGTACCTGCAGGGCGCCACGGTCGACAGCGACCAGCGCGACGCGGTGCTGGCGCGGGCAGGCCAGCTGGCCGATGCGCTGATCGGCTGA